The Streptomyces bacillaris sequence GACGGCCAGCGAGGCGACCAGCAGGGGCGGCAGGAGCAGCAGCGAGAAGGTGATCGCGTAGCCGCCGAGCTGACCGGTCCCCGCGGCGAGGCCCGCGTTGAGCACGGCGGTGGCGAATGCCAGGACGACGACCTGCCCGAGGTTCATGTTGGTCTGCATGGCGCTGGTGGTGTGGCCCAGCCGGTCCGGCGCGCTGTGCGAGAGCGAGAGCACCGTGACACAGGGGTCGAGCATCCCCATCCCGATCGCCGCCAGGGGCATGGCCACCATGGCCAGCACCGGGGACATCCCGGCGAAGCTGCCCGCGATGGCGAAGGCGACGGACGCCGCCATGATCAGTGCGCCGGCGGTGACGAGGCGGTGCCGGGCGACGTTCTGGAGGAGCTTTCCCTGTACCCAGGCCGCCCCCGCCCACAGCACCGCGGAGGCCGTGAACGCCACACCGACCGTGACCGCGGCGACCTTCCGCTCGGTGATCAGCATCAGCGGCACCAGTGCCTCGACGGTGAAGTACGTGCCGGAGGTCAGCCCGCGCAGCAGTACGGCGGTGGGCAGACCGCGGGCGCTGCGCCAGGTCCCCTTCGGCAGCAGACGGGGGCGAAGACCACCAGGAGCGCGACGCCGGTGACGACGAAGAGCAGGTGGCGCACGTCCCACCCGGAGACCCCGTACTGGCCGAGCGCCGCGCCCAGACTGAGCATCGCGGCGACCAGCACCGGGGGCCGGGAGGCGCGCTCCTCCTCGGGCGGGAGGTCGGCCGGGACCGAGTCCCCGGCGTCGGCGTCGGCCGGGGCCCGGCGGAGCACCGCCACCAGGGCGATCGAGGGCAGCGCGGTCAGCACGGCCAGGCCGTAGAAGACCACCCGCCAGGACCAGGCCTCGGAGACGACCCCGGCGATCGGCGGGCCGATCAGGGACGGAATGACCCAGCTCGCGCTCATCATCGCGAGCATCCGGGGCCGCAGGTACTCCGGGTACGACTGGCCGATGGCGGTCGTCACCGACACCGCCACCATCCCGGCCGCCAGGCCGTCGACGAAGCGGCCGATCACCAGCTGCCAGATCGACAGGCTGGACGCCGACACCAGCAGCGTCACCACGGAGAGGACCATGCCCAGCGCCAGCGGACGCCGGGCCCCGGAACGGTCCGCCCAGTGTCCGCCCAGCACGCCACCGAGCAGGCTGGCGGCCACGAAGCTGCCCGCCACCAGGGGGAACAGGGAGACCCCGTCCAGATCCTGGGCGGCCGTCGGCAGCGTGGGCACCACGGCCAGCGCGGCGAAGCCGGTCAGGAACATCACCGCGGCGAAGGTCAGGGTGGCCGGTGCGTACTGCCGGGAGAAGATCCCCGGCTGGGTGTCGCTCGGCGGTCGAAGGGTCTGTTCCTCAGCCATCGGTGTCCTGTTGCAGTAGATCGGCGAGTTCGTCGTGGGTGTCGCAGGCCAGCCACTGCGCCTGGGCGCGGGCACCGTTCCGCAACGGGGCGGACGCGCGCCAGCCGGTCTCGGCCGTGATCAGTCCGGTGGCCATGGGGGGCGTGTGCGCCGTGCCCTCGTCCGAGGTCCGCTCCCATGTCGTCAGCCGGGCCGTCTCCGCGGCGAGTTCGGCCAGCCGCTCCTCGTCGAAGCTGGCGGAGGCCACGTTGTAGACGGTGGACCGCACGGGAGCGGCGAGGACGGCGGCGATCGCCTCCGCCGTGTCGCGGTGATCGACGAGCTGGTGCACCCGGCCCTCCACCAGGGTCATGGAGCGGCGGGTCCACGCCTGGAGCATCCAGGTGGCCAGCACCCCGCGCACCGGGGCGTACCGGCCCACCTGCTCGGCGAGCCGGACGAGCTGCACGGGGACGCCCGTCTCGCCGCCCCACCGCAGACACGCCTGCTCGTCGTTCCACCAGGCGCGGGCGACCGGGTCCTGCGGCGGCTCGGCCACCGTGTCCTCCGCGCACTCGTCGGCGGCGGCACCCCGGTAGACCTCCGCCGAGCCGATGTGGACCAGGCGCCGCGCCCCGGCCTTCTCGGCATCGGCCAGCAGGTCCTGTACGGCGTAGGCGCTCCCGGACCGGTCACCGAGGTGGACCACGGTGTGGACCGCCTGCCCCCGTCCGTCGCCCAGCCGTTCGGTGTACGCGGCGGGCCGGCCCGCGTCGGTGAGCAGCCGTGCCAGCTCCGCCCCGAGGGCCGGGGCGCCTCCCGTGACGACGACCGTCGTGGTGTCGGCGGTGGGCCGTGGGCCGGTGCCGTGGGCGGTACGGCCGGAGGCGAGTGCGGCCAGGGCCAGTTCCCGGATGCGGGGGATCATGGGCAGCAGCTCGGCGTCGGTGTACTCCTCGCACAGGCCACCGGGGCCCAGCGAGTCCATGACGGCCGCGGCCGCCTCGGGGTCCGGCTCCCGCCCGGTCGCACCGGCGACCGCGACACCGGTGGCGAAGGCCGTCAGCCACACCTGCCGACGCACCTCGGCGGGCAGGTCCGGCTCCCCGGCCACGGCGAAGTCGGCGTCGCACCGCTCGGCCAGGCCGATGCGCCGCAGGTAGCGGTCGGTGTCCAGGTACTCCCAGCGCCCGTCCTGGCGCACCGCGCACTTGGACTCGCCGTACTGGTAGAAGGGGACGACGGGGAACGAGGCGCAGTCGGGGGAGACGACCTCGGCCGCGGCATCGGTGAAGTACGTGGCCCGGCGCCAGCCGTGCTTGCTGTTGCCCGCGAGGCTCGGCACGTCGTCGTGGTCGACGGTGCTGGGGACCGCGATCCGCACGGGGATGCCGAGCGCCTTCAGGTAGCGCTGGATGACGACGTCGTAGGGCCAGCCGTCACCGTGCTCCGCCGCGAACCGGGCGTAGCCGCGGGCGGCTTCGGCGGGCAGCATCAGCGCCAGCGACGGGACGTGCTCGTCGACCGCGTAGGCCCAGGAGGCTCCGGTGAGCGCCCCGAGGCGGACCACTCCGCTGTTCCGGCCCTCCCACCCCTCGTAGAAGGCGACCGCCTCTCCGGGAACCGCGGCGGCGACCTTCTCCACCTGGTCGAAGAACCCCTGAGCCAGGATCACGTCGTCCTGGAACACGATGTGATGCGTCGCCGCGTCCCCGACACAGCTCCAGGAGGGGTTGGCGGTGCGCAGCGCGGTGGGCGGGCCGGAGGGGTCCGGGTCCTGCACCACCTGGATACGTCCCCGGGGGTCCTTGGCCGCTATCTCCCCGGCGGCGGAGATCCTCCTCGGGTGGGTCATCACAGCACCTGTCAGCGTGACAGCGTTCACGGCTTGCCTTTCTGGCCGTTCAGGGCCCGGCCGGGCCGGCGGAAGCGTCGGCCCGGCCGGGCGAAGTGTCCTCGGCGGGAGGTGGGAGGTGGAAGGGCGACGGCGGTACGGGCGGACCTGCGGTCGGCCGCCTCGGCAGGTCGGACCGCCGCTCGGCTCACTGCCCGGTCGCGTCGGAGTTGCGGACCTTCCGCACGTTCTCGTTGAGTCCGTGGTCGGCGCCCATCCGCCGTTCGAGTTCGATCATCGCGGCGGGGCGGTAGTTGAGGATGTACGCGCGGCGCACGCCGTCCGTGCTGTTGCCGCGGGAGTAGTGCAGCGTGCTCCCGGAGTGGGCCACCGCCTCACCGGCCCGTACCGGTACGGGCGTTGCCCCCGGCTCGTCCTCGGAGCAGTCGCACTCGATGTTCTTGCCGTCGCTCGTGGGGTGGTGGGGCCGCAGCGGCTCCCGGTGGGAGCCCCGGACGTACCACATGCAGCCGTTGTCCAGATCCGCGTCGTCCAGCGCGATCCAGATCGACACCGCGCGCTTGTCGGGCATGTCCACCCAGTAGGCGGCGTCCTGGTGCCAGGGCGTGGGAACGGCCGTGTGCGGAGCCTTGTGGATCATCATGTCGAAGTCGAGTTCGGCGTCCGCCCCGATGAGTTCGCGGGCCGTGGAGAGCGCCTTCTCGTGCAGCGGCAGATCCTTCAGCGGCGGATACAGCGCCGACGGCCAGATGATCTGGGTGATGTTCTCCCGCACGCCCTCCTTGCGCTCGACATGCGATCCGAGGTCGGTGCGCTTTTCGCCGGATTCGATGTCACCGCTGAGGAATCGGTCGTAGATGTCCCGGTACTGAGCGAGGTCCGCGGGGGATATGAGCCTTCCTACGGGGGTGAATCCGTCATCGGCGAACCTCTGTGCGATGCCGGAAATCGTCTGCGTGGTCAAGATGTACAGCCCTTCTTCCTCTCCGCTGCGCACCCCACCTTGTCCTGAGTCTTCCGGGAAACGGGGGCAGCACACGGCGAAGACATGATTGTCAATGGGAAGAGTTCGACACCCCTATGGCTTGGTCTAGACCGCCCGGGGTCGAATGAAAGTTACGTCACGGCCAGATCTCGGTCAACTGCTTTCAGGTGTAACTCCCCGTGCGCAAAGCTGAATCGAGGCTTCCGCTCTCTGGTAAAAATGCAGGTCAGAGGGGCCGTGGAGAACGGTGAAAGGTTCATTGTGCGGTGCATCGACGTTGCCATGGTGTTCATCTACCGGCATGATCCGCAGGGATGGGGGCTGGAATTGGCCGTCGTTCCGGCTTGGTTATCGACGTCATTGAGACAGTTGGGCGGGGGTGTGTCCGAAATGCGGAAACGAGTGGCTCGGCCCGCCCGGAGCGCCGTTTCCCGGCGTCCACTCCTTGCCTATGAGGCGCCGAACGTCGACTTCCGGCCACTCTGCATCAAGGTTTCATAATTCACTTCAGGCCGTATTGGAGAGCTTCATGACCGAAACCCTGCACGTGCAGGCGGCAGTGCACCACAACCCTTATGCCTACATGCTGGACGAAGCGGAACTCGTCGATCTGTTGTCGGAGTTGGGCCGTCGCCGGGCCGAAAGTATTCTCCGCAACCACACGGCGGCGGAAGGGGAGGCACCGCGCGGCCGCTATCCGCGTCCGGCCATGGGCTTCGTCATCCTCGATCCGACGGCCGACGCGCGGGCGGACGACACGGAGGCGGTGCTCGGTGCGATAGCGGTGGGCGAGCAGGCGCGGCAGTTCCTCCCGAGGGCCGCGGCCAAAGCCGCGGCGCACCGGCGCCTCGGGCGCAACAACGGATCGTCCGTCCACACCGATCCGCATCTCCTCGGCACGGGCGCTTTCCGCTACGGGCACTCGGCGGAGGTGCGAGGGGTGATCGTCGCCGCCAGCTCGCAGAGCACCGACCAGGATCTGTACGAGGCGTCCCGCCTGGCGGCGGAGTTCGCCGAGGGCATCGGGGCCCGTCACCAGGAGTTCGAATGGAAGGTGGGGGAGACGGACTGGCTCTCCCAGGACGGCCTGCCCTTGGCCCGGTACGGTGAGATGGTCGCCTGGTTCCCGGACGGGGGCAAGGCCTGACGCGGCGGCAGGCCGGGCTTCGACGGTGCGGCGGAGGAGCCTCCGAGGCGCCCCCGCCGCACCCGTTGCCGCCGGCGCTGCCGCTCCCGATCGCGTGCGATGAGCCGGACGGCAGTGGGCGGGGAGCGTGGGTGGCCGTGCGGTGGCCGCGCCCGGTTCAGCCCGCGATCTCCGCCAGCACCGCGTCCGTGAACGGGGTCCATGCCTCCGCCGCCCACGGTCCGAAGGCCCGGTCCGTCAGTGCCACGCAGGCGGCCCCGGCCGCCGGGTCGATCCACAGGAACGTGCCCGACTGGCCGAAGTGGCCGAAGGTCGCCGGGGAGGAGGAAGCGCCCGTCCAGTGCGGGGACTTGGAGTCGCGGATCTCGAAGCCGAGGCCCCAGTCGTTCGGGTTCTGGTGGCCGTAGCCCGGCAGGACGCCCTTGAGGCCCGGGTGCACGACGCTCTGGGCCTCCAGGACCGTACGGGGGTCGAGCAGGCGGGGGGCCTGGACCTCGGCGGCGAAGCGGACCAGGTCGTCCACGGTGGAGGCGCCGTCACGGGCGGGGGAGCCGTCCAGGGACGTGGACGTCATCGCCAGCGGCTCCAGGACGGCCTGGCGCAGGTACTCCGGGAACGGGATGCCGGTCGCCT is a genomic window containing:
- a CDS encoding NAD-dependent epimerase/dehydratase family protein: MTHPRRISAAGEIAAKDPRGRIQVVQDPDPSGPPTALRTANPSWSCVGDAATHHIVFQDDVILAQGFFDQVEKVAAAVPGEAVAFYEGWEGRNSGVVRLGALTGASWAYAVDEHVPSLALMLPAEAARGYARFAAEHGDGWPYDVVIQRYLKALGIPVRIAVPSTVDHDDVPSLAGNSKHGWRRATYFTDAAAEVVSPDCASFPVVPFYQYGESKCAVRQDGRWEYLDTDRYLRRIGLAERCDADFAVAGEPDLPAEVRRQVWLTAFATGVAVAGATGREPDPEAAAAVMDSLGPGGLCEEYTDAELLPMIPRIRELALAALASGRTAHGTGPRPTADTTTVVVTGGAPALGAELARLLTDAGRPAAYTERLGDGRGQAVHTVVHLGDRSGSAYAVQDLLADAEKAGARRLVHIGSAEVYRGAAADECAEDTVAEPPQDPVARAWWNDEQACLRWGGETGVPVQLVRLAEQVGRYAPVRGVLATWMLQAWTRRSMTLVEGRVHQLVDHRDTAEAIAAVLAAPVRSTVYNVASASFDEERLAELAAETARLTTWERTSDEGTAHTPPMATGLITAETGWRASAPLRNGARAQAQWLACDTHDELADLLQQDTDG
- a CDS encoding phytanoyl-CoA dioxygenase family protein; its protein translation is MTTQTISGIAQRFADDGFTPVGRLISPADLAQYRDIYDRFLSGDIESGEKRTDLGSHVERKEGVRENITQIIWPSALYPPLKDLPLHEKALSTARELIGADAELDFDMMIHKAPHTAVPTPWHQDAAYWVDMPDKRAVSIWIALDDADLDNGCMWYVRGSHREPLRPHHPTSDGKNIECDCSEDEPGATPVPVRAGEAVAHSGSTLHYSRGNSTDGVRRAYILNYRPAAMIELERRMGADHGLNENVRKVRNSDATGQ
- a CDS encoding serine hydrolase domain-containing protein, with amino-acid sequence MESLRIIDTWPVPTAAAAVVRADGTVLGTHGPTAHRFPLASVTKPLAAYAALVAYEEGAIELDEPAGPEGSTVRHLLAHTSGLAFDEHRVTAPPGNRRLYSNAGFEVLGDHIAKATGIPFPEYLRQAVLEPLAMTSTSLDGSPARDGASTVDDLVRFAAEVQAPRLLDPRTVLEAQSVVHPGLKGVLPGYGHQNPNDWGLGFEIRDSKSPHWTGASSSPATFGHFGQSGTFLWIDPAAGAACVALTDRAFGPWAAEAWTPFTDAVLAEIAG